A stretch of Eleutherodactylus coqui strain aEleCoq1 chromosome 9, aEleCoq1.hap1, whole genome shotgun sequence DNA encodes these proteins:
- the SEH1L gene encoding nucleoporin SEH1 isoform X2, protein MFVARSISADHRDLIHDVSFDFHGRRMATCSSDQSVKVWDKSENGDWHCTASWKTHSGSVWRVTWAHPEFGQVLASCSFDRTAAVWEEIVGESNDKPRGQSHWVKRTTLVDSRTSVTDVKFAPKHIGLMLATCSADGVVRIYEAPDVMNLSQWSLQHEISCKLSCSCISWNPSSSRAHSPTIAVGSDDSSPNIMGKVQIYEYNENTRKYVKAETFMTVTDPVHDIAFAPNLGRSFHILAVASKDVRIFTMKPLRKEVTSSGGVTKFEIHTVAQFDNHNSQVWRVSWNITGTVLASSGDDGNVRLWKANYMDNWKCTGVLKGDGNPVNSNQQGFSVSSVGSTNQSLPNSVNGSSTARVHS, encoded by the exons ATGTTTGTGGCGCGGAGCATCTCGGCGGATCACAGAGATCTCATCCATGATGTCTCCTTTGATTTTCATGGCAGGAGAATGGCGACGTGCTCCAGTGATCAGAGCGTGAAA GTGTGGGACAAGAGTGAGAATGGCGACTGGCATTGTACTGCCAGCTGGAAG ACACACAGTGGGTCGGTCTGGCGGGTAACGTGGGCTCATCCAGAGTTCGGACAGGTGCTGGCTTCGTGTTCATTTGATAGAACGGCTGCCGTGTGGGAAGAAATTGTAGGCGAATCGAATGACAAACCTAGAGGACAAAGTCATTGG GTCAAAAGAACTACACTTGTAGACAGCAGGACCTCAGTGACGGATGTCAAGTTTGCTCCCAAGCACATTGGCTTAATGTTGGCAACCTGCTCTGCAGATGGAGTGGTGAGGATATACGAGGCTCCTGACGTCATGAATCTTAGCCAGTGGTCTCTGCAGCACGAAATATCTTGTAAACTGAGCTGTAGTTGTATTTCCTGGAATCCATCAAG TTCACGTGCTCATTCTCCTACTATAGCGGTGGGGAGTGATGACAGCAGCCCTAATATAATGGGAAAAGTTCAGATCTATGAATACAACGAGAACACAAG GAAATATGTCAAAGCTGAAACCTTCATGACGGTCACAGATCCTGTTCATGATATTGCCTTTGCTCCAAACCTTGGCAGATCCTTCCACATCTTGGCTGTAGCAAGTAAAGATGTTCGAATTTTTACTATGAAGCCTTTAAG GAAGGAGGTGACCTCTTCAGGGGGAGTCACAAAATTTGAAATTCACACGGTGGCACAGTTTGATAATCATAATTCCCAAGTGTGGCGTGTCAGCTGGAACATAACCGGCACGGTTTTGGCATCTTCCGGTGATGATGGAAATGTTCGTTTATGGAAAG CAAACTACATGGACAATTGGAAATGCACTGGTGTCCTAAAAGGAGATGGAAACCCAGTAAATTCCAACCAGCAAGGATTCTCTGTGTCCTCTGTTGGGTCTACCAATCAAAGTTTACCTAACTCCGTTAATGGGTCATCTACAGCCAG AGTGCACAGTTGA